The following proteins are co-located in the Pelecanus crispus isolate bPelCri1 chromosome 5, bPelCri1.pri, whole genome shotgun sequence genome:
- the CXCR4 gene encoding C-X-C chemokine receptor type 4 → MDNSLDSLDLSSGLIIEFSDNSTDEVGSGDYGDYGEPCFQHENADFNRIFLPTIYSIIFLTGIIGNGLVIVVMGYQKKQRSMTDKYRLHLSVADLLFVITLPFWSVDAAISWYFGNVLCKAVHVIYTVNLYSSVLILAFISLDRYLAIVHATNSQRPRKLLAEKVVYVGVWLPAVLLTVPDIIFASTSEVEGKYLCDRMYPHENWLISFRFQHILVGLVLPGLIILTCYCIIISKLSHSKGHQKRKALKTTVILILAFFACWLPYYIGISIDTFILLGVIRHRCSLDTIVHKWISITEALAFFHCCLNPILYAFLGAKFKTSAQNALTSVSRGSSLKILSKSKRGGHSSVSTESESSSFHSS, encoded by the exons ATGGACAACAGCCTCGACAGCCTGGAT ctgtccTCCGGGTTAATCATTGAATTTTCTGATAATAGCACGGATGAGGTTGGTTCAGGTGACTATGGAGACTACGGAGAGCCATGCTTTCAGCATGAGAATGCCGACTTCAACCGGATCTTCTTGCCAACAATCTACTCCATCATCTTCCTAACGGGAATAATCGGCAATGGATTGGTTATTGTTGTTATGGGCtaccagaagaaacaaagaagcaTGACTGATAAATACAGGCTGCACCTCTCTGTGGCTGACCTCCTTTTCGTCATCACCTTGCCATTCTGGTCTGTGGATGCGGCCATAAGCTGGTACTTCGGAAATGTTCTGTGTAAGGCAGTTCACGTCATTTACACAGTCAACCTCTATAGCAGTGTCTTGATTTTGGCCTTCATAAGTTTAGATCGTTACCTGGCCATAGTCCATGCTACCAACAGCCAGCGACCACGAAAGCTGTTGGCTGAGAAGGTGGTGTATGTAGGCGTATGGCTACCAGCTGTGCTTCTGACAGTGCCCGATATAATTTTTGCCAGTACTAGTGAAGTAGAAGGAAAGTATCTGTGTGATCGCATGTACCCTCATGAAAACTGGCtgatttctttcagatttcagCATATCTTGGTAGGACTTGTCTTGCCTGGTCTAATAATCCTGACTTGCTACTGTATTATAATATCTAAGCTGTCACATTCAAAAGGCCACCAGAAGCGCAAAGCCTTGAAGACAACGGTTATCCTCATCCTCGCCTTCTTTGCCTGCTGGCTGCCATATTATATCGGCATCAGCATCGACACATTCATCTTGCTAGGAGTCATCAGACATCGTTGCAGCTTGGATACGATAGTGCATAAATGGATCTCCATTACCGAAGCCCTGGCATTCTTCCACTGTTGCCTGAATCCAATTCTGTATGCCTTCCTGGGTGCCAAATTCAAAACATCAGCACAAAATGCCTTGACATCAGTTAGCAGAGGATCAAGCCTCAAGattctttcaaaaagcaaacGTGGGGGACATTCTTCTGTTTCTACAGAGTCCGAGTCTTCCAGTTTCCATTCCAGCTAA